The Nostoc sp. 'Peltigera membranacea cyanobiont' N6 genome contains the following window.
GGGGCGATCGCTACTGACTCGTAACGGTCTCCAAGCTCTAGGAACACCGCGACCAGTGGATAGTTGTTCTTGCAAAGTCACGTAAATATTGGTTCCATCCGGCAATCTTCTGCCGCTTCCCCTACCTTTGCTGACTAATGTTTGCCAACCAGGTAATCTACTCAAATTTGCGGTACGGGATATGTTGTAATCTAGCGCTAAGGTGTTACCATCTAATACATTGTTCGGGTCTATAGGTACGGTTTGCAAAATCACCGTTTTACCTGTGACATCTGTATAAACAGCTTGGGCTGGAACTGCCATAATTAACCCTGTTTGCAGCGCTAAGGGAGCTAGTAACCGCCAAAAAGGTAAGGGTTTATTCGATTTTTGTTCGCTAGCAATCAAGTAATCCCGAAAAGTTACCTTATTGGAGAATTCGGCTTCGGGAGACAAGGTTTTATTCTTAGATTCAGAAGAACTATTAGTCATGAGCGTAGTCCTAAAAAGCAGAGGTCTTGAAGAGGTCAAAAGTAAAGAGATTAGGACTGACGCAGAGAAACTTTAAAAACTTTGACGCACAGAGATTTTTAGATTTTAGATTTTTCCTTCAATCCAAAATTAAAGTTGCGCTGGAATCGCACCAAAATCTAAAACT
Protein-coding sequences here:
- a CDS encoding GDYXXLXY domain-containing protein, which codes for MTNSSSESKNKTLSPEAEFSNKVTFRDYLIASEQKSNKPLPFWRLLAPLALQTGLIMAVPAQAVYTDVTGKTVILQTVPIDPNNVLDGNTLALDYNISRTANLSRLPGWQTLVSKGRGSGRRLPDGTNIYVTLQEQLSTGRGVPRAWRPLRVSSDRPTTLRANQVALKGVYQDGSVNYGLETYYIPENQRQQITNDLRTQRARRGQVPPIVVKAKVDPQGKAVPVSMWVRDRNYRF